A window from Acidimicrobiia bacterium encodes these proteins:
- a CDS encoding MFS transporter gives MAETTTLRLYEYRWVVLGGFSLLNALVQMNWITFAPVTGDAALFYGVSELEIGLLSLVFMVVFIVVSIPASYIIDTYGIRVGIGIGALLTGVFALTRGMFADAYTPVLISQIGLAVGQPFVMNAITKVAAHWFPLEERATAAAIPSLAQFVGIIVAMAATPYLVSGQGMIGMLMIYGVLSVVGAVVALVLIRERPPTPPSLTDDNERTRVFEGLRHIFRQKDMLILLLLFFVGLGMFNAISTWIEQIVAPRGFGPGEAGMIGALMVVGGIFGAGILPVLSDRRRRRKPFLLLAVAGMAPGLIGLTFASGYPLLLLSSFVFGFFLMSAYPLGFQYSAEISYPAPESTSQGIIVMAGQVSGVLFILGMDAFKAETTDSMTGSMVVFIALTALVIALTSFLDESPMILGNLDKATDPFSRGDPTP, from the coding sequence ATGGCAGAGACGACCACCCTTCGGCTGTACGAATACCGCTGGGTCGTACTGGGCGGCTTTTCCCTTCTCAACGCTCTCGTCCAAATGAACTGGATCACGTTCGCGCCGGTGACCGGGGACGCAGCTTTGTTCTACGGAGTGAGCGAACTGGAGATCGGTCTTTTGTCGCTCGTGTTCATGGTGGTGTTCATCGTCGTTTCAATCCCGGCCTCCTACATCATCGACACCTACGGGATCCGGGTCGGTATCGGGATCGGTGCTCTTTTGACCGGCGTGTTCGCCCTGACGCGCGGCATGTTCGCCGACGCCTACACGCCCGTCCTGATCAGCCAGATCGGATTGGCCGTCGGGCAGCCATTCGTGATGAACGCAATCACCAAAGTGGCGGCCCATTGGTTTCCCCTCGAGGAGCGAGCGACTGCCGCGGCTATCCCCTCTCTAGCCCAATTCGTCGGGATCATCGTGGCGATGGCGGCTACGCCGTACCTGGTGAGCGGCCAGGGGATGATCGGGATGCTGATGATCTACGGAGTTCTCTCGGTGGTCGGAGCGGTTGTGGCCCTGGTGTTGATTCGGGAGCGGCCGCCGACGCCACCGAGCCTCACCGACGACAATGAACGGACCAGGGTGTTCGAGGGGCTGCGACACATCTTCCGGCAGAAAGACATGCTGATCCTGCTGCTGCTGTTCTTCGTCGGATTGGGGATGTTCAACGCGATCAGCACGTGGATCGAGCAGATCGTCGCCCCTCGCGGATTCGGGCCGGGGGAGGCCGGGATGATCGGCGCCTTGATGGTGGTCGGAGGTATCTTCGGCGCCGGGATCCTGCCGGTGTTGTCTGATCGTCGACGCCGGCGCAAACCGTTCCTGCTTCTGGCGGTGGCCGGTATGGCTCCCGGACTGATCGGTTTGACTTTCGCCTCCGGTTATCCGCTGCTGCTTCTGTCGAGTTTCGTGTTCGGGTTCTTCCTGATGAGCGCCTATCCGCTGGGGTTTCAGTACAGCGCGGAGATCAGCTATCCGGCGCCGGAATCCACTTCCCAGGGCATCATTGTGATGGCCGGGCAGGTCTCGGGAGTCCTGTTCATCCTCGGCATGGACGCCTTCAAGGCCGAAACGACCGACTCGATGACCGGCTCGATGGTGGTGTTCATCGCCCTGACGGCACTCGTCATTGCTCTAACGAGTTTCCTCGACGAATCCCCCATGATCCTCGGCAACCTCGACAAAGCAACCGACCCGTTTTCGCGCGGCGATCCCACCCCATAG
- a CDS encoding TfoX/Sxy family protein, whose amino-acid sequence MKMPKPTEEDKVYLRSIVPDHRAVEIKPTFGNVAAFVNGNMFMGLFGPAVGVRLPENDRDELLAFDGAGPFGPEERPMKEYVALPPSWRAEPQPTAQWVEKALDHTASLPPKAKK is encoded by the coding sequence ATGAAGATGCCCAAGCCAACCGAAGAGGACAAGGTGTACTTGCGGTCGATCGTTCCGGATCACCGCGCCGTCGAGATCAAGCCGACGTTCGGGAATGTTGCCGCTTTTGTGAACGGCAATATGTTCATGGGCTTGTTCGGCCCGGCTGTGGGTGTCCGACTCCCTGAAAACGACCGAGACGAATTACTGGCGTTTGATGGGGCCGGTCCATTCGGGCCAGAGGAACGTCCTATGAAGGAGTACGTGGCACTTCCACCTTCCTGGCGGGCGGAGCCACAACCCACGGCGCAATGGGTAGAGAAGGCACTCGATCACACGGCAAGCCTGCCCCCCAAAGCGAAGAAGTAA
- a CDS encoding CoA-binding protein: MVTIKEAAADFLAQKRVAVAGVSRNPQGHGSNIVYQRLRDRGYDVFAVNPNADEIEGDRCYHDLGSIPGGVDAVVIGTSQDNAAAVMRDVVAVGVKRVWMHRSFGPGSVSEEATRLGRENGVVVIDGGCPLMFDPTADFGHKCMRPVMSLMGAVPKQVS; encoded by the coding sequence ATGGTGACAATTAAGGAAGCGGCCGCCGACTTCCTGGCTCAGAAGCGAGTGGCGGTAGCCGGCGTATCCCGGAATCCGCAGGGACACGGAAGCAACATCGTCTATCAACGACTCCGGGACCGCGGTTACGACGTGTTCGCGGTGAACCCCAACGCAGATGAGATCGAAGGGGACCGGTGTTACCACGATCTCGGCTCGATCCCGGGTGGAGTCGATGCGGTTGTGATCGGAACGAGTCAAGACAACGCGGCTGCCGTCATGCGCGACGTCGTGGCGGTGGGCGTGAAGCGAGTATGGATGCACCGCTCATTTGGACCGGGCAGCGTTTCCGAGGAGGCGACCCGCCTCGGCCGCGAAAACGGCGTGGTCGTCATCGATGGCGGTTGTCCGCTGATGTTCGACCCGACTGCCGACTTCGGTCACAAGTGCATGCGGCCGGTCATGTCGTTGATGGGGGCGGTCCCGAAACAGGTCTCCTAG
- a CDS encoding aminotransferase class III-fold pyridoxal phosphate-dependent enzyme, with translation MSHPADELLEQPVPEVTTAEATDVASRMFGVDGDVRPLDSERDRNFLIMGPDGAHVLKFANPAEGSQVLFMEAAALEHIASMDPDLPVPRPRRTLDDQTLGTYVAGKANLPVRMVSYLPGATLEQGVSSASLRHSVATTLARLELALRGFFHPAAGRVLLWDLAHLAALRPKLHHVEPAQQPLIEHWLNRFDDLVAPRLPHLRAQIIHNDFNPDNLLVDPEDPDRIAGIIDFGDMVHGPLVIDLAVAIAYQILGDEDPTDVIAEMAAAYHELIPLESGDLEVLPDLVVGRLLQSLVIGAWRVGHHEDNTEYILAYSDSTWLALERLSDVDPDELVEKIRRRCRRRSAPSSLPERELIAHRERRFGPGLRLSYAEPVHAASAEGVWIFDAAGDRFLDAYNNVPHVGHSNPTVTAAIARQAGVLNTNTRYLVDDVVEYADRLVGLLPDRLEVVLFVNSGSEANDLAWRIARTVTGNQGFVITRYAYHGSTYLTMATSPEELGHDGLKSWVATVPAPDTRRGRDAEVGSYYAGFVPGAVEALGEAGHQPAAFICDTIFASDGIYDAPSGYFEAAAGHIHRSGGLFIADEVQGGFGRVGERMWGFAQQGVVPDIVTLGKPMGNGHPVAAVVTSTEIAEAFTERGYFFSTFAGNSVSAAAGMAVLDVMEAEHLPAHAERVGEYLRGELRTLAIRHPSIGDVRGAGLFVGVELVSGDQPDPDTAEWLVNQMRRRHVLIGRTGLHQNVLKIRPPLVFDESHADIVVEALDTILSERNG, from the coding sequence ATGTCCCATCCGGCAGACGAACTGCTCGAGCAACCGGTCCCAGAAGTCACCACCGCGGAGGCCACAGACGTGGCATCCCGTATGTTCGGCGTGGACGGAGACGTCCGTCCGTTGGACAGCGAGCGTGATCGCAATTTCCTGATCATGGGCCCGGACGGGGCCCACGTCCTCAAGTTCGCCAACCCGGCTGAGGGCTCCCAAGTGCTGTTCATGGAAGCGGCGGCTCTCGAACACATCGCTTCAATGGATCCGGACCTGCCGGTACCCCGGCCGCGCCGGACTCTCGATGATCAAACCCTGGGTACCTACGTGGCGGGGAAAGCAAATCTGCCGGTGCGGATGGTGAGCTACCTCCCGGGGGCCACGCTTGAACAGGGTGTCTCATCGGCCTCGCTTCGTCACAGCGTTGCCACCACACTGGCCCGCCTCGAGCTGGCACTACGCGGGTTCTTCCATCCGGCTGCCGGGCGAGTGCTCCTCTGGGATCTGGCCCATCTCGCCGCGCTCCGCCCGAAGCTCCACCACGTCGAACCCGCCCAGCAACCCCTCATCGAGCACTGGCTCAACCGGTTCGACGATCTGGTTGCCCCGCGCCTACCTCACCTGCGAGCACAGATCATCCACAACGACTTCAACCCGGACAACCTCCTCGTCGACCCCGAGGACCCCGACCGCATCGCAGGCATCATCGACTTCGGCGACATGGTCCACGGTCCTCTGGTTATCGACCTGGCGGTCGCCATCGCCTACCAGATCCTCGGTGACGAAGACCCGACCGACGTAATCGCAGAAATGGCGGCTGCGTATCACGAGCTGATCCCACTCGAATCCGGAGATCTGGAAGTTCTCCCGGATCTGGTGGTAGGCAGACTGCTGCAGTCGCTGGTGATCGGTGCGTGGCGTGTCGGGCATCACGAGGATAACACCGAGTACATCCTCGCCTACTCCGACAGCACCTGGCTTGCGTTGGAACGCCTCTCCGACGTCGACCCTGATGAGCTCGTTGAGAAGATCCGGAGGCGGTGCCGTCGGCGATCGGCACCGTCAAGCCTGCCCGAACGCGAGCTGATCGCGCATCGGGAGAGAAGATTCGGCCCGGGCCTTCGACTGTCATATGCAGAACCCGTCCACGCAGCGTCGGCGGAGGGCGTATGGATATTCGACGCCGCAGGAGATCGGTTCCTGGACGCGTACAACAACGTGCCGCATGTCGGGCATAGCAATCCGACCGTGACGGCCGCCATCGCCCGCCAGGCGGGCGTGCTGAACACGAATACGCGCTACCTCGTCGACGACGTGGTCGAATACGCCGACCGGCTGGTTGGACTCCTTCCGGACCGGCTCGAAGTCGTCCTCTTCGTCAACTCAGGAAGCGAAGCGAACGACCTTGCCTGGCGGATCGCCCGAACCGTGACCGGCAATCAGGGCTTCGTCATCACTCGCTACGCCTATCACGGCTCGACCTACCTCACCATGGCCACCTCGCCGGAGGAATTGGGACACGACGGTCTCAAGTCCTGGGTTGCGACGGTTCCGGCACCCGACACCCGCCGTGGTCGCGACGCAGAAGTCGGGTCTTACTACGCCGGATTCGTGCCCGGTGCCGTCGAGGCTCTCGGCGAGGCCGGGCACCAACCGGCCGCCTTCATCTGTGACACGATCTTCGCCAGCGACGGGATCTACGACGCTCCCTCCGGGTATTTCGAAGCCGCGGCAGGCCACATCCACCGATCCGGCGGGTTGTTCATTGCCGACGAAGTCCAGGGGGGCTTCGGCCGGGTCGGTGAGCGCATGTGGGGCTTTGCCCAGCAGGGCGTGGTTCCCGACATAGTCACCCTGGGCAAACCGATGGGTAATGGACATCCTGTTGCAGCGGTCGTCACGTCGACCGAGATCGCAGAAGCATTCACGGAGCGCGGGTACTTCTTCTCGACCTTCGCAGGCAACTCGGTGTCCGCGGCGGCCGGCATGGCGGTGCTGGACGTGATGGAGGCGGAGCATCTCCCGGCGCACGCCGAGCGCGTGGGCGAATACCTGCGAGGCGAACTCCGTACGCTGGCAATCCGTCATCCGTCGATTGGCGACGTCCGGGGTGCCGGCCTTTTCGTCGGCGTCGAACTCGTCTCAGGTGATCAGCCTGATCCGGACACCGCCGAATGGCTGGTCAACCAGATGCGTCGTCGACACGTGCTCATCGGTCGGACCGGGCTGCATCAGAACGTCCTGAAGATCCGTCCTCCCCTGGTGTTCGACGAATCCCATGCCGATATCGTGGTCGAAGCGCTCGACACGATTCTCAGCGAGCGAAACGGCTGA
- a CDS encoding 1-deoxy-D-xylulose-5-phosphate synthase N-terminal domain-containing protein yields the protein MAATDRLSHPPDLAVLRTIEQRVLWLAVRMVDHANRTDAGGIKTGGHQASSASMVSIMTALWFAHIGGDDKVAVKPHASPVYHAIKYLTGELDRSYLTRLRRLGGLQAYPSRTKDPDVADFSTGSVGLGAVAPLFSAAARRYVDHHFGSRPPARFIATVGDAELDEGNVWEAISEPALQGLGNVTLIIDLNRQSLDRVVPGIQSGRLQRLFGDAGWHVVEAKYGNRLEAAFARPGGESLRRHIDDMSNEEYQSLFAFEGADLRSRFLASAPAELKTFLDDVADQDLATLIGDLGGHDLNTLIRSYRTCDAETDRPSVVFAYTVKGWGLPIAGDPLNHSALLSPAQIDRFRNAAGLTPDTEWDRLPADSPEGMLCAAVGGEINNRPSPPRPVVPIASEISSHSGSRPTSTQEQFGRALVALGNDPAVAGRIVTVSPDVATSTNLGGWINKMGVFSPTERTDYFGDGRLLRWQPGPSGHHIELGISEMNLFLLLGQLGLAHDHHGEMLIPIGTVYDPFVLRGLDGLVYSLYNDSRFIVAGTPSGVSLAPEGGAHQSSITPSVGLELPGITYCEPTYGRALDWQLSAGISSLADPDGTSLYLRLSTRPIDQTPFEEAVDRYGPEHLRAAVLAGGYRLREPSAGGSAGVVLAGSGPTMPEVLAAADLLEEEGIIATVLDLTSLDRLFHEWRRHLASAVRSMQPASATIHLENLIPENERRLPIVTIHDASSHAMSWIGSVFGQRVMPIGVDRFGESGTIDELYESFGLLPDQIVNAAVAAVNLRS from the coding sequence ATGGCAGCCACCGACCGACTGAGCCACCCTCCCGATCTTGCCGTGCTGAGAACCATCGAACAGCGAGTTCTCTGGCTCGCCGTCCGAATGGTCGACCATGCCAATCGAACTGATGCAGGCGGCATCAAAACGGGCGGTCACCAGGCGTCGTCGGCCTCGATGGTTTCGATAATGACCGCGCTCTGGTTTGCCCACATCGGAGGCGATGACAAGGTCGCCGTCAAGCCGCATGCCTCGCCGGTCTACCACGCCATCAAGTACTTGACCGGCGAACTCGACCGCTCCTACCTGACCCGGCTCCGCCGCCTGGGCGGCCTCCAGGCGTATCCTTCCCGGACCAAAGACCCGGACGTTGCGGATTTCTCGACCGGCTCCGTTGGGCTCGGGGCCGTCGCTCCTCTCTTTTCTGCGGCCGCCCGCCGCTACGTCGACCACCACTTCGGGTCGCGCCCGCCTGCAAGGTTCATCGCCACCGTGGGAGACGCCGAACTCGATGAGGGCAACGTCTGGGAGGCCATCTCGGAACCCGCACTGCAGGGCCTGGGCAACGTGACGCTGATCATCGACTTGAACCGGCAGAGCCTCGACCGGGTCGTCCCCGGCATCCAGTCCGGCCGACTCCAGCGGCTCTTCGGCGACGCCGGCTGGCATGTCGTGGAGGCGAAGTACGGGAACAGACTCGAGGCCGCCTTTGCCAGGCCCGGCGGCGAAAGCCTCCGCCGGCACATCGATGACATGTCGAATGAGGAGTACCAGAGCCTGTTCGCGTTCGAAGGCGCCGACCTGCGATCGAGGTTTCTGGCGAGTGCCCCTGCTGAGCTGAAGACGTTCCTGGACGACGTCGCCGACCAGGACCTCGCCACGCTCATCGGCGACCTCGGCGGCCACGACCTCAACACCCTCATCCGGTCGTATCGCACCTGCGATGCCGAAACCGACCGGCCCAGCGTTGTTTTCGCCTACACCGTGAAAGGATGGGGACTTCCGATTGCCGGTGATCCGCTCAATCACTCGGCGCTGCTCTCCCCCGCGCAAATAGACCGCTTTCGCAATGCGGCCGGCCTGACGCCGGACACGGAGTGGGACCGTCTTCCCGCAGACTCACCGGAGGGCATGTTGTGTGCCGCGGTCGGTGGCGAGATCAACAACCGTCCCTCGCCTCCGAGACCGGTGGTCCCGATTGCTTCCGAGATCTCATCGCACAGTGGAAGTCGACCAACGTCGACCCAGGAGCAATTCGGCAGGGCGCTGGTCGCACTCGGGAATGATCCGGCGGTCGCCGGCCGGATCGTCACCGTCTCACCCGACGTGGCGACGTCCACCAACCTCGGCGGGTGGATCAACAAAATGGGCGTCTTCTCTCCGACCGAGCGCACCGACTACTTCGGCGACGGCCGGCTACTCCGCTGGCAGCCGGGGCCATCGGGCCACCACATCGAACTCGGTATCTCCGAGATGAATCTCTTCCTGCTGCTCGGTCAACTCGGTCTTGCTCACGACCATCACGGCGAGATGCTGATTCCGATCGGCACCGTCTACGACCCGTTCGTATTGCGCGGGCTCGACGGTCTGGTGTATTCGCTGTACAACGACAGCCGGTTCATCGTCGCCGGCACTCCATCGGGAGTCAGCCTCGCCCCGGAAGGAGGCGCTCATCAGTCGAGCATCACTCCTTCCGTAGGCCTGGAGTTGCCCGGCATCACCTACTGTGAACCAACCTACGGTCGGGCACTCGACTGGCAGCTCTCTGCCGGCATCTCGAGTCTGGCAGACCCCGACGGCACCAGCCTGTACCTCCGTCTGTCGACCCGGCCGATCGACCAGACCCCGTTTGAGGAGGCCGTCGACCGGTACGGCCCCGAACATCTGCGCGCCGCCGTGCTGGCCGGCGGCTACCGGCTCCGGGAGCCGTCCGCCGGCGGGTCGGCCGGAGTCGTCCTGGCGGGCAGCGGGCCGACCATGCCCGAGGTCCTCGCCGCTGCCGACCTGCTCGAGGAGGAAGGCATCATCGCCACGGTTCTCGACCTCACCAGCCTGGACCGCCTGTTTCATGAGTGGCGTCGCCACCTGGCAAGTGCGGTCCGGTCAATGCAACCTGCGAGCGCGACGATTCACCTGGAGAACCTGATTCCGGAGAATGAGCGGCGCCTACCGATCGTCACCATCCATGATGCATCGAGTCACGCCATGTCATGGATCGGCTCCGTTTTCGGGCAACGGGTCATGCCGATTGGAGTCGACAGGTTCGGCGAATCCGGGACGATCGACGAACTCTACGAGTCCTTCGGATTACTACCCGATCAGATCGTCAACGCGGCCGTAGCGGCAGTGAACCTACGCAGCTGA
- a CDS encoding HAMP domain-containing sensor histidine kinase: MPISELVDSKRNTVARWGIYGFLFGALFPAIGWTAATRTGAQTLADAHAAQPVLWIVDLAPFVLAMAGFLIGIQQAKLAAALKATDQKVHDRTRELRVANDRLQHLIQSKDQFLATVSHELRTPLTVVCGFAQELLDDEVRISGLEAKELIGVIADQSHELSNIIEDLLVAARADIGAVSISKVEVDVAAEAEMVVSGCVCTKDERASIRLDLEPAVAEIDPTRLRQIVRNLLTNAIRYGGPVRSVETRTSDGVVTIRVRDNGRGIPVEDRERVFEPYQSTGAERGVSGSVGLGLTVSRKLATLMGGDLSYTYDDGISTFVLSFPALESGQISVIEGNEEPSIQSRSAFVARTSSSL; the protein is encoded by the coding sequence TTGCCGATATCTGAACTCGTGGATTCAAAGCGCAACACCGTGGCCCGATGGGGGATCTACGGTTTCCTGTTCGGAGCTCTCTTTCCTGCGATCGGGTGGACCGCGGCTACGCGGACCGGGGCGCAGACTCTTGCAGACGCTCACGCCGCACAACCCGTTCTGTGGATCGTGGATCTCGCTCCCTTCGTACTCGCCATGGCCGGGTTCCTCATCGGAATCCAGCAAGCCAAGCTGGCGGCGGCCCTCAAAGCAACAGATCAAAAGGTGCACGACCGAACCCGGGAGTTGCGCGTCGCCAATGATCGACTCCAACACCTCATCCAGTCGAAGGACCAGTTCCTGGCAACGGTGAGCCACGAACTGCGTACGCCGCTGACCGTCGTCTGTGGATTTGCGCAGGAATTGCTCGACGACGAGGTGCGGATTTCCGGACTCGAAGCTAAGGAACTGATCGGCGTTATCGCCGACCAGAGCCATGAACTCAGCAACATCATCGAGGACCTCCTCGTGGCTGCTCGCGCCGACATCGGAGCGGTGTCCATTTCCAAGGTGGAAGTCGATGTCGCCGCCGAGGCGGAGATGGTCGTATCGGGTTGTGTCTGCACGAAGGACGAGCGCGCTTCCATCCGTCTGGACCTCGAGCCCGCCGTGGCGGAGATCGACCCCACCCGGCTACGCCAGATCGTCCGGAATCTATTGACGAATGCCATCCGTTACGGGGGGCCCGTGCGGTCGGTCGAGACCCGGACCAGCGATGGGGTCGTGACCATCCGCGTTCGTGACAACGGGCGAGGGATCCCGGTTGAGGATCGCGAGCGAGTATTCGAGCCGTATCAGAGCACCGGAGCCGAACGCGGGGTGTCCGGTTCGGTTGGGCTCGGCCTCACGGTGTCACGCAAGCTCGCCACACTGATGGGCGGCGACCTGTCCTACACATACGATGACGGAATCAGCACGTTCGTGTTGTCGTTCCCCGCACTGGAGTCGGGTCAGATCTCGGTGATCGAAGGAAACGAAGAGCCGTCCATCCAGTCCCGGAGTGCCTTCGTCGCTCGCACATCGTCCTCGTTGTAG
- a CDS encoding TM0106 family RecB-like putative nuclease encodes MLEIVPTRHDISTVPPQGGYIAKQCPVVAHLANDPTIDVVLIERPDDVQLRMDRGIEFEVQIFAELSKLHPEATIVDRDSSRADREARTKAAMDGGVMLIVGGRLPADAAGRRVGEPDLLVRDEAVDGRWTYHPIDVKHHLTLAAEDRAAGARTSPLSSPALASAANPAGSTIRPHEGDALQLAHYHRMLEACAHASPRPAGGIIGKELVVVWYDFHEPMWRSGGRIRTTLERYDFEFDFRLDIIAIAQKRGIDATIEPLVVPVKITDCGTCEWWEVCRPVLEDSDDVSLLPRIGWPQWRDLHLGGITTTEQLAQLDWQTADLIRQGVDVATYLEGAAVAEPATPVADVIGRRRAKQIRVLSEAGFTTAGDAARLDAHTVEVATARAGSSLRTLPAHIEMARARIGTETAYRKRDIDRVSVPRADVEIDIDMENTIDEQAYLWGALVTDRSGTIYHPFVRWDPMDSDGTARQEVFHRFWSWITTLIESTESAGGTVAVYCYSSQAEERHMRRGIAGDDTATAESVEAFIQSGRWVDMRKEFESQLITGESGGLKTVAALAGFAWRDAQPGGGNSMVWYQQAVAGDAAARERVLAYNEDDVRATKALRDWMDGSSFPSITEI; translated from the coding sequence ATGCTCGAGATCGTGCCGACCCGCCATGACATCAGCACCGTCCCACCTCAGGGCGGGTACATCGCCAAGCAATGCCCCGTGGTCGCCCACCTCGCCAACGACCCGACCATCGACGTCGTACTCATCGAGCGGCCTGATGACGTGCAGTTGCGAATGGACCGCGGTATCGAGTTCGAAGTACAGATCTTCGCCGAACTGAGCAAACTCCACCCGGAGGCGACGATCGTCGATAGGGACTCCTCCAGGGCCGACCGCGAGGCAAGAACCAAAGCCGCGATGGACGGTGGGGTCATGCTCATTGTGGGCGGGAGGCTGCCAGCGGACGCCGCCGGCCGGCGGGTCGGTGAACCGGATTTGCTGGTACGCGACGAAGCCGTCGACGGTCGGTGGACCTACCACCCGATCGACGTGAAGCATCACCTGACGCTCGCAGCCGAAGACCGGGCCGCTGGAGCCCGGACGAGCCCGCTGTCTTCCCCGGCCCTCGCATCGGCCGCCAATCCGGCCGGCTCCACAATCCGCCCACACGAAGGAGACGCACTACAACTCGCCCACTACCACCGGATGCTCGAAGCTTGCGCCCACGCTTCGCCGCGTCCGGCCGGTGGCATCATCGGCAAAGAGCTTGTGGTGGTCTGGTACGACTTCCACGAACCGATGTGGCGATCGGGCGGTCGGATTCGCACCACTCTCGAACGGTACGACTTCGAGTTCGACTTCCGACTCGACATCATCGCCATCGCGCAGAAACGCGGCATCGACGCCACGATCGAGCCGTTGGTGGTGCCTGTCAAGATCACCGACTGCGGCACCTGCGAATGGTGGGAGGTATGCCGGCCGGTTCTCGAGGATTCCGACGATGTCAGCCTTCTCCCTCGCATCGGATGGCCACAGTGGCGCGACCTTCATCTCGGCGGAATCACAACTACCGAGCAACTGGCCCAACTCGACTGGCAGACGGCCGACCTGATCCGTCAGGGCGTCGACGTCGCCACCTACCTCGAGGGAGCCGCCGTCGCAGAGCCTGCCACGCCGGTGGCCGACGTGATCGGCAGGCGACGGGCCAAACAGATCAGGGTGCTCTCCGAAGCCGGATTCACCACGGCCGGAGATGCCGCTCGGCTCGACGCACATACGGTGGAGGTCGCAACGGCCCGCGCAGGTTCGTCGCTACGAACCTTGCCGGCTCACATCGAGATGGCCCGGGCCCGAATAGGCACCGAGACGGCCTACCGAAAGCGCGACATCGACCGGGTCAGCGTGCCACGCGCCGATGTCGAAATCGACATAGACATGGAGAACACCATCGATGAGCAGGCCTACCTCTGGGGGGCGCTCGTTACCGATAGGTCGGGGACCATCTACCACCCATTTGTTCGGTGGGATCCGATGGATTCCGATGGCACCGCCCGGCAGGAAGTGTTCCACCGTTTCTGGAGTTGGATCACCACGTTGATCGAATCCACCGAGTCGGCCGGAGGAACTGTTGCCGTCTACTGCTACTCGAGCCAGGCGGAGGAGCGCCACATGCGGAGAGGCATCGCCGGCGACGACACCGCAACGGCCGAATCCGTCGAAGCCTTCATCCAATCAGGGCGCTGGGTCGATATGCGAAAGGAGTTCGAGTCGCAACTCATTACCGGCGAAAGTGGAGGCTTGAAGACGGTGGCCGCCCTCGCCGGATTCGCCTGGAGGGACGCACAGCCGGGAGGCGGGAACTCCATGGTCTGGTACCAGCAGGCAGTGGCCGGCGACGCCGCCGCGCGGGAGCGGGTTCTCGCCTACAACGAGGACGATGTGCGAGCGACGAAGGCACTCCGGGACTGGATGGACGGCTCTTCGTTTCCTTCGATCACCGAGATCTGA